A section of the Malania oleifera isolate guangnan ecotype guangnan chromosome 2, ASM2987363v1, whole genome shotgun sequence genome encodes:
- the LOC131147955 gene encoding putative phytosulfokines 6, whose translation MKQYKFHALFLLLCLIFTARTSSRSLTTEQGPKEIELNEITSGNSLEGAEDTDMSKFQRLMGQEDCENRDEECLRRRIVLEAHLDYIYTQGHNKSSQTRP comes from the exons ATGAAGCAATATAAGTTTCACGCTCTTTTTCTCCTTCTCTGCCTCATTTTCACCGCCAGAACATCAAGCCGCTCCTTAACAACCGAACAAG GACCAAAGGAAATAGAACTCAATGAAATAACTAGTGGGAATTCCCTTGAAGGGGCGGAAGACACCGATATGTCCAAG TTCCAGCGGCTGATGGGACAGGAAGATTGTGAAAATAGGGATGAAGAATGCTTAAGGAGGAGGATCGTTTTAGAGGCTCACTTGGACTACATCTACACCCAGGGACACAATAAGTCTTCTCAGACTCGCCCTTAA